From the Acidovorax sp. NCPPB 3576 genome, the window TGCACGGTGCCATCCGAGGCATCCGTTGTGCGGGAGATCACCATGCCCAGTGTTTTTGTTCGGCCAAGTTCAAACCTGCGGGGAGGTCCGTTGCTCACGGCGGCCATCGCTCTGGCCAGCGCGTTCGCATCGACCTTCGTCCAGGCCGCAGAGGTGAAGGTCTTCACGCTGCAGTCGATCCCTTTGATCGGCGTTTCCACGGAGGTGGCCGTTGTCCACCTCGATGCGGCCAGCCAGATCGAATCCCGCATCGGCGCCCAACTGCCGGCCGATCCAGAACACGCGCAGGCCATTGCGCGGGAACGCCTGGACCGAGGTGGTGCGGGGTTGCAGCGGGAACTGGCAGCGGCGTACCAGGGCGTGGCCGATGCCTGGAGCCTGGGGATCACCACCCTGCCCGCCGTGGTCGTGGACCGGCGCTACGTCGTCTATGGCGAGCCCGATGTGGCGAAGGCGTCCGCCCG encodes:
- a CDS encoding TIGR03757 family integrating conjugative element protein, producing the protein MPSVFVRPSSNLRGGPLLTAAIALASAFASTFVQAAEVKVFTLQSIPLIGVSTEVAVVHLDAASQIESRIGAQLPADPEHAQAIARERLDRGGAGLQRELAAAYQGVADAWSLGITTLPAVVVDRRYVVYGEPDVAKASARIAAYRKAHP